The genomic stretch GCTATAACTCAATTCAGACTACTCTTCGCCCAACCCACgtattttttagatgttttccTCAAATGTCGGACCGCACATGTCCGGATACATCATTCTTTAATCGAGTTTAACGGCACCTAAAATTTAATGGGGCACAGAATTGTGTTTCATACAAATAGAAAGAAAGGCAACTGCCCTGGTTGTGTAGTAATAATGTAGGTTCGTACGCCTCAAAGTCTATAACATTTACCAAAGAAACTGAATAAACAAACTCTTGGTGTTCCCAATAATAAGACACATGTACGTACTTATTTTATGGAGCGTTAAATTAGGGAACGTTAAATTAGGCAAAGTTTGCAGCGTGCTAAGTATTAAGGATTTGCAATTCTCAAATTTTATCTGATGTGTTCCATGTTAacatctttttcaaaaaaatcttgtaaaaagtttcgttttcttttgtaattttcacCAAGCAAGGGCAAAGCGTATTCGTTGATGGACCACTTGTCAAAACGCGTACGGTCTGGGTACAAGGGACATCGTAGTAGACCTTACACAACATACCTGGCGTTTTAACATGGCGGTGCAAAGATGATGAAGTTTTCTCAGcgaagaaaagcaaaaacaaacacGATATGCTCAGGGGTAATTTTCTGAAGGACCTAAGAAATTGTCGTATGAGAAGTTCAGTGACGTCTCTGCGTCAATTTTATCAGTTATATTACGTTAGGAGAAGTACAGCTCCTGCACTTGCACAATCTACTAGCAGTACGACAGTGAGTTTACGGAGCAACGAGAATTCCATTACTTGTTGTGTCTTGGTCTCCGATGTTAGAGGCTTCCATGTCGTTAACCAAATGCACAGACGTCTCTTACAAATGTTCGAAGACCtacagaagaaaacaaaagaaagctcGCAACGAGAACAGCTAACGAGTTCGTTTAGTATTGTGCGCGGAATACAGATGGAGACAGAGGTGGCTGAATTGTTAAGCATTTACGACGTTCTTAAGAATTACTCGAAGGTGGATCTTCACAACAAAACTGTGTTATATGCTCAGGTTGCGCTTTTTCATCGCCTTGCATCTTTCGAAGCGCATCATTTACAGCGGGGGCATAAAAGGGATGACCGTGTCAGGGCTGCCACTGTACACCTAGCCAACATAATTAGATGGAATAGTCACCTATGTGAACCTACTCACTTGGCAAGCACAGTGCATGGCATTGCTACTCTTGAGCTGAAAGATTTTTCGTATTTCATTCACTTTGATAAGGAAATAAGGAGTCGCAACGCCAGGCTGTTTACGAATGCTGACCTGGCTATGATATTATGGGCTTATGGGAAAGCACAGTTCCGTGCAAGGGTACTTTACAAGTTTATTAGAAACGAAATAATGGCCAGAGACCTCGCAACTTTCCACATAAAGGAAATATGTCAGTTTTTATGGTCCTATGCACGGACTCTTGAAAAAGGCGCAAAGCTATTTGCTGTGTTGCGGGAGGAGATAATGAAGCGTGATCTGACAAAGCTTGAAGAGAGGTCATTGACTATCATTCTTTGGTCTTATGCAGAAGTGGGATTGAATGTGAAACCACTTTTTAGGTGTATTAAGCTGGAAATCCTACGACGTGGGCTTGCATCTTTTACTCACAAGCAAATGGCCCAGATCACAAGCTCTTATGCTCAACAAAATATCCGATCACCTGATCTTTTTCAAGAAATATCTGCAGAAATCATTGACCGGGGAAAGCTGGACTTTGCACCAGTTGGACTGGTCATGATTGTAAACAGTTTTGCCAAGACTAAGAATTATGTTCGGGATCTCTTCAAACTGATAGAAACTCGGCTTCTGACTGAGGAGCTTTCAGTTTACGAACCTGAACAGGTTATTAGGTTTCTTAGGGCCTTCACTGATGCTGGGCTCATAACAGAGGCACTTTTTCGCAAGTTAACAGGTAAGATTCTTCTCAACAAATTTTCAACCCTAAATGATTTGTGTTTGGAAGAACTAGTGAATGCTTTACAGGGCAGTCGCTTTAGTGCTCCTGAGCTTGTAGCCAAAACTGAAGCAGAACTTGTAAGGAGATCAGAGTCTCCAAAGTGAAGACAAGCATGGATAGTGGAAGTACTATCCATGAAACAACTAACCAAGTCAGCTCTTATGTAATGCAAGAACAGTCTGTTTCAGTAGGATAGATACATTGTACAGAATGGGCAAGAGTTATAAGCACAATACCAACACACCTGAGTTTTGAATTGAGTTGTCATGTTAATAGGCACTCACTTGGAAATCTCTTATCTGGGCAGAGAATGTGCATGACTTCATCAattaaaaaccattttttacttGCAATTTCACGTTTTTATCAAGACCTCACTTATAATGGGTACAATATTATTTATAATACTTAACAATTACCggtattccatgagcgcacgttggatatgaggtggtaaatagccaacgactGGAGGCGTGTAGCGcagagttggctataaccagtctcatatccaacaagcgcaagtggaataataattattgttttattaaattccttaaaactccaaaaatttggaagtatgAAATACAAGCGAGGAAATCCgagcgaaattgaaaaaaacatgatGAAGATGTGATAATGTGTACTGAATACCTTGAGGTCAGACacacgtaggctcatcacaaaaacatctCTTGCCTTTTTGCGTATGTCTAAACatcgaaattgatccaaactttcccccaaaaaagtgcttttcttttttggctttattcagagagaaatttcgtttcccggcaaaaattttttttagcttagcaacgcttagcgcaatcatttaccatataaggtcaaactaaggtatatgagctaataaccgagattgagtgaaccaatcagagcacacaAAATGCATTATCCATTCCAGAATTTAATAACAAGCATTATCCAAAAGTACTTGGGGTAGTGGCAGACAACAAAGCTCTTACCTAATAATCATTTTGACCTCTTACAAACCAAAATTGTGGATCATACACTACTATTTAGTTGCCGCTCACTTTATAAATGCTATCACACCCTGTCCTTTGGTTATTTGTGGCCTGGACACCATCTTGACGATACAAATACCACTCCTGTGTTTTCGCAAGTCTTTACTCTGTTCTAAGGTATTTTTCATCAGGTACTCTGGTCGTATATCATATGTATTGGTATGAAAGCAAATAATTGGAACATTATCGTTTTAATCTCGATATAGTTACTTTAGACGTGGATCGCGACCTTTCTACTTTATTGCGGTAGTCTACATCAGGCCACTGACGAGGTCAACTGGCTTAGTCCTACCATTTTTATATCGAGATTCTCGGCTGTAATTTGGGCATTTCAATCTTTTATGGTTCCGTAAAGAAATTGTTTCTAGTGCAATCTGCAGCTTTACCGTTGTCTTTCAGTTAGATAAAGGTTAAGGTTGACCACCAAGAAGACTTCTTCAAAGAAGGCTCCCCTACGCTCTACTGCTCTACCGATCTCTTTGCTCTGGCCAACCCCAGCTTCAGAAATTTCCGTATTGGTATATAGTATTCCTGTCGCTGAAATGGGGTGAACTACAATGTGAATTGCTGCATTGACCCCACAGGTCTACCCAAGCatacaatctcgaccccagagctcttctcttgaccgagggagagaagagctgaaacaaagtgtcttctcattggttttcgcgaagaacaatcaaaagcgtctctaattggtccattcatgttagcacgaggagggagcaggcgccgtaaggctcaaatagccaatttttggctgtaagaaccatacggcgcatgttctcctacgcagagtttcccagagccttgggtcgacccgaggctctggtgacgagaatgcccAAGCATACAACTCTCTCCATTgttgaaatgatatatgaaatggatcatatatgaactgccgatgtgaaatcaagtgaagctatgatcctcgcagttatgaaagcaatttttgcaattgcgtaaagaagcctgaaaaattcaggacttcaacggagtttgaacccgtgacctcgcgataccggtgcgattatcgcgaggtcacggcttcaaaccccgttgaagtcctgaaattttcaggcttctttacgcaattgcagaaattgcgttcgtaattgcgaggatcatagcttcacttgatctcTCCATTGTGCTCATAAGACCCCATGTAAAATATGCGTCAGCTGCTTGGAATGCTTATGAAAAACAAGACATGAGAGCATTGGAGGCTGTCGAACGTTGCGTTGTAAGATTTGTCTGCTCCGATTTATACACAGTTTTCCAGTGTAACTTCTATGCGGCATTACCTTGGCTGGGATGCTCTTGAAGTCCGGCAAGTGCCGTTACCATGTCCACAGATGTCCAATACACTCATCTAGATTCCATTGGAGTTACTAGAAGTCTGGTCGTGAAATGGAACCGAAAGTCATACTTGTTTTACGAGTGAAGTCCATCGGCGTCCACTGGAGTCGCATTGAGTCCAATGGAGTTACCGGAAGTGTACTCATGAATTAAACCCGGAAGTCGAAGAAATAAGTGCAAACACATTGTAATTATCACACCCTTCTTAAGCGTGTGcgtgataaaaaaattaatcttTGACTTTCGattcaccgcgcaccggtggctcagttggttgagcacgggctgtcacgcggcaggtcgtgagttcaactccggccggaccaacactcagggtctttaaataactgaggagaaagtgctgcctttgtaatttcatctgcaaatggttagactttcaagtcttctcggataaggactataaaccgtaagccccgtctcacaaatgtcttctatgttcataagttccctgtgggacgttaaagaacccaaacactattcgagaagagtaggggataaagtccaCGGTgttgtcctgttctctccagcagaagtggccggcttggcggtgatgtctctaaaaaggcttgtggtgtatgaggccaaagcagaaacagccacaagtcaaaaagggactttgccgagtgctggaacatgtagatgtagatgtagattaTCACGCCttcttttacatttacatttacatttacatttacatcaATGGACTTTCAAACGAATATCGTGCGTCTTCAGTTCTATCTGCCGACAAAGCCACATCTGAATAAAATTACGTTTTTCGCAatctatagaccttattcataaaggcggtcaatttatgattcttttgtccaagtgcaaattagcctaccaagcctcgacataccatacagtgaattgaaaagaattcttgctatcaaatgaggcttggtaggctaatttgcacttggacaaaagaattataaatgtgaccgccatttatgaataaggtctatgaaaCATATATTTATCTTCAAAAAGATATTTCCAACTACGAATAGAAAATTTATGACTCCAGTCTAATCTATTCGTTACGAATAGATCCACTGGAGTCCAATGGAACACTTTCTTTGGGCCACCCATCGACAACACTAAacctttttctaagtctctaaTGGATAGGAAATTTGTCACCACCAGATTTCCGCTTGTCCAATAGAACGTGAGTGAACTGGAGTCTAGTCGAGTGTATTGGAGAATCCTCCTATCATGATGCATAAAGCCGTGCACAGTCAGACCAGCATCTGTCAGTTTAGCTATGATAAAAGCAATCGCTCCAACCACCCTCATAACTTCAGACATATCTTTGCCCACACTAATGCGtataagttctctttttttccctGTTGTCATCCCCCTCTGGAATGGTCTTTCCATGGTTGCTGTTAATCTGTTGCTGCCTTCCAAGCGAATGCTTTGCCAACAACAAGACAATATTGCAACGCGATGTCAATATTTATATGttgcaaataatttaatttaggtatttctttatttttgatcCCTTTTCTACTTCGTCGCTGACTGTTTTAGTATACTGTATAGTCCCACGACTTCTAGGATTattaattatgtatgtatgtatgtgccAGTGAGAGTTACTTAAAACTTGTATCccatttcaaaagaaaaaaaatcacgagAAAAATACACGTATATATCGAGGTGCTAGCGCCAACACAAGAAATGAAAAACTCCTCAAATGCACGAATCAGGACACAGTTGAGATAAAAGCGAGGTAACGAAAAACTCCTTCCACGCCACGACATATGATCATGAAGTCATTTGCACCTGCGCCATCGCATCTGGAAATCCGGCTCATCAAATGAAAACAATCTGTTCGGTTGATTGATTGGCTAAATTTGCTGCTTGCAATAATGTTAGCATCCATGTAACTCCACTTTTTATGTAGTGCATAAATGACTTAGTTTTGCTCCCTTTAAAACCATGTTTTAATTAACGCGtctaatattaattttgtgttgACAATTATTGTCAGCTTTGTTCGGATTTACTGCTGTGCACAAGTCCATAAAAAAACGAATGCTTGTTTTCTAACAGCACTTGGGGGAGATCAAACTCGACCACAGTCCCTCGGTCCATTACTATAACGCGGTCGCTATCCATGATGGTGTCAAGCCTGCAAAAAAGATATTACAATAACTATTAGTAAActctttaaaaaaaggaaaagaaatcttTGGCAGGTAAGATCTTTCGGCTGATGCCACTGAATCTTAAATTGTTTTCGGTGaccattttatattttatttgggTAAATTACTGTTTGCCACATTTTACAAGATTTAATGTTCGGCTTTATTGTCGATTCCGAACGTAGTTCCCTTAGCAGCGCTTATTGTTGTTTACTGAACATGTTACCTCTTCATTCACAATACATCTTGTTTATCCCCCAAAATATTGCATAATAATTGTTTGCAATTCCCCTGGGACaagaagatgtcccaagagaaattgacgaaaacaatgcctatgaaAATTTTTTGGGgtaaacaagatgtattatGAGAATAAAATATATCATATATCAAATGGATATAGTATCACGAACTACCTAAGGAAGGGAGGGGAGATTGAGGGGGCAAGCATCCATGACAGACATCAAGCGTTTAGTTTTCACCTGTGAGCGATGGTTAAAACAGTGCTATCACTGAATTCTTGTCTTATCGTCTGTTGGATGAGTTTGTCTGTCTCCAGATCCACACTTGCAGTGGCTTCGTCAATGCAGAGTACCTAAGGCAAATAATAACTGCTGACATGGAGACAGTTGATATCGAGCTGTAGCACTTATTTAGGAACTACAAACCACAATTTAATCGTCTCAAATCTGAAAACCTTTTGGAATAGACCGAAGAACCACCACACTCAATCCCCACGTATGACGTTTGCAAGATCTAAATACACTGGTAACTAGAAGGCGTTTTACCACCAAGGTTAATCATTTTCCCGATGACTAAGATTTGTCACCTGAGTCTAGTTTTATGGACTAGATTCCACGAGTCACCCATCGCTCAGTCGTAGAGCATCCTAATTAGTAATCGAAGGGTCGCAGGTTCAACAACTGCATCGGGGAACACTCGGATATtctccccgagtcaccatctaCAAATTACATCCCTTCGTAAAGGTCCGGGCAaactcgaccccagagctcttctcttgactgagggagcgaagagctctggggaaccctgaaacaaactgtcttctcattggttttcctAAAGAACAGTCAagagcgtctctaattggtgcattcatgttaacACGAGGaatgagcaggcgccgtaaggtcgaaaaagccaatttttggctataagatgGTCTCCTACagagagtttcccagagccttggttCGATCCGAGAATGcatcctttcgattttgttgaacgatgttgacttcTAGGTTGggcaaacgttttcaacacatcatcaacatcttCACGAGAGGCCTTGTATTCATTCCCAGGCTGCAACTGTGATTGTTACTTTGGATACGAACatgatacgtcattgagagaccaaTCACTGCGCACGCGccatacccaacaatgttgaaagagatGGGCAAAAGGTTTCAACTTATCtcaacattcgcgaaaacaaaagaaatattgaatggttgttgaagcaaagttaaaacgcttttaaactcattcaacatcgctTCAATACGGTTGAAAGGGGGGGATAcagtttcaacatcgctgttcaacaaaatcgaacgggtGCTGAATGCGTTTTCCCGGGTTTTAACACTTTTCAGTCTTTGACTTCCTGTTACATTCTTGTCACTCAGTCAAGCAAGGGCTCAGTTCGCTGCCTTGTGGTATCAACCTGTGTAACAGCACATGCTGGACGTGAAATAGGCTGTTAAAGTCTGGGCCGTGGAGACCGTTTTCATTTTATTGAGAACCAAGTGATCCGGTCCACAAACAGTATTTGCTTCGATTTGTAGAATTTCCACAGAGGATACGAACAGAACACTGCTCTATACCCAGATTAATCATCgagtagttttttttaaagaagagcGTGCTTTACCTTAGATCTTGTGAGGAGTGCTCTCGCTAAACACATGAGCTGCCGCTGACCAACCGAAAAATGACGCCCGCGTTCACCGACGTCAGCGTCCAGGCCACCTGAGGTAAGAATTTCACAACAGACAGACACTTCAATGACATTCAAACTGAATGCTGATTTGGTATAAACCAACAAACTTTTAAGTTTGTTCCCGCAACGAACAAATATGCTTCCTTAGTTACACCCCTTAGCAATATGTATACATAAACAGCTAACCTGGATGCTCCACTTAGAACAATTAAGGGCCGATGAAAAAACTGACAGAAACAAACGTACCAAATCCCAAATAGAGGAAGGCAGACATGTTGGCAATTTACGAGCGCAGCCGATAATTTGGATCGGGACTACCTAGAGCAACTTCAGTTGTAGGACAGAGCGGTACATAAGGAACTCTGCATTTTTATTAGTCTGGGCCTCAAACACTCTGCCACACTGAAGTTGCGTTTTCCCTACAGGTAAAAACCCCAATAAAAATAATGTATCATTTCCACGACATTGCGCATTGAGAACTTTTAAATAAGGTACCTACCGAGTTCTCTTACGgctttgtcgaggtgacagcgATCCAAAACTGTCCACAACTCAGAATCGGTATGCTGTAAAGATGGATGTTTACCAAGTGTTATCCCTAAATTATTGTATTCTTATTCCATTTACTTTAATGTGttgcttaaaggggcagtgtcacgctatttttgtcaaacttcaaACCGTTAAAAGACGTCCTTCCATcaataaaaaccaaaaaataaagctgtagttttgttgccaataaccgttaaagtgcactgaagctattctttgttgtttgcagccaaggatggagaggatggaaatggattgaaacttgaaaaaactggcaaaattcgaaattttacaaagaatgtacgGTCGGAATCATTTCAGCCAAGAATTTATCAggttttgatggctaataactggctcgttaacAAAGCTTTCATTGGAGATTTAattaagtttaacaagttcttttaccttttgaagtcattttGTAAATTGCATGATGTCTTCTGAGCAAACTCATATGTTAGTGAAACAATGACGTCAACAACGATTCCCTTATAAATATTGAATGCCTTTTAATCTTTCACTTACTACCTTTTCGTATTTGAAGACTGCAAAACCGGCATCAACTAATTCCTATAATCAAACCAGGTTTTGCAGCCTGTATGATTCACAGAAAACAAGCGATGCTTGTATCGAAAGATTCTTGACGACGTTTCAATAATGATTGATAAACCCCGAATCAGCGAAAGCAAAAAATTACCTTCCTCCACGGGTCCAAATTTTTCCGCACTTCTCCACTAAACAGGAATGCATCCTGGGGTATCACAGCCAAGCGAGACCTACAAACCAATCACATATGAACTgaaggcgtggtggcctcatggccACATGGTCAGCGTgctcgactccagatcgagtggtccaggttcgggtcctggccggggacattgtgttgtgttcttttctctcacggtgcctctctccacccaggtgtataaatgggtaccggcggaaatgctgggggtaaccctgagATGGaccagcatcccatccagggggggtagaaatactcctagtcacgtcatgctacagaaaccggagataagtgccggcctggtgggcattctaggctcgtagcggactttaccttaccttacctttaaGCCTCAGCACCAAAGTGAAACAGATCAAAAAGGTAGCTGAAAAAATCGTCAAATGGTATGAAGAGTGTAGTGTATAAGTGCACTGTTGTCTTCATTTGATTTGTTTCTTAACATACACCACCCAAAATCTTCGAACTTTAAATATTACTATGTACAAATAAAACTCCTTtactttgttttaaaatttatcgCGACAGGGGAAACATGTGCAAGGTAAATGTACAGAAAAGCCAACCTAAGAACGTCCAGTGGTACCAAGGCTGTGTTGATTCCGTCGAGCACAACATCCCCTTTGTAACTCTGAACCATTCGAAATAAGACTTGAAATAAGCTGGATTTGCCAGAACCAGTTCGTCCAACAATACCaagctaaaagaaaaaacaagactACATGTAAGTAAaaaagtattaaaatatagGTCAGATGCCTAAAGACAACCACACCTTTTCTCCAGCTTGTGTTGAGAACCAAACTCCACGAAGGGCGTGAGGTAAACCTCCCCTGCAAAGAAACCGCACAAATTTCCAAGTAAACACCACTCCTTTTGAATAGCCTCTCAAGCTAGACCGTTTTAAGTCAAATGGCGCGATGGAAAAATGTCGTATCGATGCCTTCCAACGAGATACAgataatgcgccgatcaactcgaaacttcaacatccctccCCACCCGGCCTCCCCACTCCCCATCCCTCCCCGGCGGGGGGCACAggccgggcatttgaacttttgaagattggatcgttcaaattcccgccccctcgggccaaaatggtgttcaaatgccctaataaagaacaatcgtcgtcggctcctgcggtctttaataaagaccttttgaagcccttttttgtaagccaatcacatttgtaagccaaaaaatcatttgaatcctgtcacttccggttcaattttccccacccaacgtaggcaaaggtcaaattctccactccccgggcacagaagatagtcaaatgcccgggatttgcccgggggaggggggtgttgaagtttcgatttgatcggcgcataacaatggtgtaatgtacaattgctgatggacgaacaaaaggagctactGACAAATCTAATGTTTTCGTCCACGAGAAAATACAGTTACCGAAAACATAAAGATTACTGTATGGACCGAGAAAACATAGGGAGGCggtcattaatttttatttctcggCACTCAAATTGAGCAGGAAAGTTAGTCAACCAGCAAAGAAGAATTATCTATGTCAATATAAGTCGTTGCCAAACGGCATTTGGTTCTTAAATTGACAATACCAAAGGGACAAAAATTTATAATCTGGTTCACTCGTGCGTTTCAATGGTAAAGCAATCGAACGACGTCCACAGATGGCAAATGCGTGCGCCAATCCGAAGTCTTTTCCCAAAATGGCGCTGAAGGCCGAGGTTTCAACTCCAAACGTGACAATCAGACACGGAACAGCTCTTAACCTTTCCTTTTCACTGCCCCAGTTTACTCTCGTTCCATTTGCATTTACCGTATTTGCACATCTGCTTCAACCGATTGAGCACTTACCGATAAACAAGGCTGACATTTCGAAAAGTAAGCTGCCCCAATTGAGGCCATGAGGAGATGATCTGAAAGATAAAGCATTTCCCTGTTTCTGCAAATGTATTGACTTTATGAAAAACTGTTGTTTTTAGTCTCATTCTTTTAACAAATAAGTGGCTCGGTTTTCGGGTCAGAACGCAGCGTTTAAAAGgctcttctgattggttcaaatccAACAAACACAACAGTTGCAACAAAACAGAGACAATTCGTCCTGATCCCTGAGTCTTTGAAGAGGGATCCAGTACCTTTAGTTTAAGATTTGTGGAAAGAGGTGGCGTTTAGTAATTTTCAAGTCCCAAGGTTACTACTCTTATTTTAACCAACAAAACTCTTGGAACACGTACGCTGCCACGGGGACTGTGTTCTGGTGGAACATCTTCAATGTACTGCACGGCTCTCTCCACGCTAACCATCTGTTTCTCAGTCTCGGTAAATGACGTCACCATTCCTGACA from Montipora capricornis isolate CH-2021 chromosome 12, ASM3666992v2, whole genome shotgun sequence encodes the following:
- the LOC138025967 gene encoding uncharacterized protein; its protein translation is MLRGNFLKDLRNCRMRSSVTSLRQFYQLYYVRRSTAPALAQSTSSTTVSLRSNENSITCCVLVSDVRGFHVVNQMHRRLLQMFEDLQKKTKESSQREQLTSSFSIVRGIQMETEVAELLSIYDVLKNYSKVDLHNKTVLYAQVALFHRLASFEAHHLQRGHKRDDRVRAATVHLANIIRWNSHLCEPTHLASTVHGIATLELKDFSYFIHFDKEIRSRNARLFTNADLAMILWAYGKAQFRARVLYKFIRNEIMARDLATFHIKEICQFLWSYARTLEKGAKLFAVLREEIMKRDLTKLEERSLTIILWSYAEVGLNVKPLFRCIKLEILRRGLASFTHKQMAQITSSYAQQNIRSPDLFQEISAEIIDRGKLDFAPVGLVMIVNSFAKTKNYVRDLFKLIETRLLTEELSVYEPEQVIRFLRAFTDAGLITEALFRKLTGKILLNKFSTLNDLCLEELVNALQGSRFSAPELVAKTEAELVRRSESPK